In the Flavobacterium sp. J372 genome, one interval contains:
- a CDS encoding LytTR family DNA-binding domain-containing protein produces MNVIIVEDEKPAARLLQRKLDKLGIATATMLHSVEEAIQWFSSNAHPDLIFLDIQLSDGLSFEIFDAVPINSAVIFTTAYDEYALRAFKLNSIDYLLKPIDEDELEAAVRKYRERAPQPQNLSLDFEQIKRMLVNPAEKAYKKRFTIKMGQHLKMINIEDVECFFSENKGTYLHTYDNRDYLLDCTLEQLENELDPSEFYRVSRKFIIPMKAIKDIVVYTNSRLKVILPTYKDDEVIVSRERVNDFREWLG; encoded by the coding sequence GTGAACGTAATTATCGTAGAAGACGAAAAACCGGCCGCAAGGCTGCTTCAGCGTAAGCTTGATAAGCTGGGGATAGCAACCGCTACTATGCTCCACTCGGTTGAAGAGGCAATACAGTGGTTTAGCAGCAATGCACATCCTGACCTGATATTCCTCGACATACAGCTAAGCGACGGGCTTTCATTTGAAATATTTGATGCTGTGCCTATAAACAGTGCGGTAATTTTTACTACAGCGTATGACGAGTATGCCCTTCGCGCTTTTAAGCTCAATAGTATTGACTATTTGCTTAAGCCCATAGATGAAGACGAGCTTGAGGCAGCTGTCAGGAAATATCGGGAACGTGCGCCCCAACCGCAAAACCTTTCACTTGATTTTGAACAGATAAAGCGTATGCTGGTTAACCCGGCAGAAAAGGCATACAAAAAGCGCTTCACGATTAAGATGGGGCAGCACCTCAAAATGATAAATATTGAAGATGTGGAGTGCTTCTTCAGCGAGAATAAAGGTACCTACCTGCATACTTATGATAATCGCGATTACCTGCTTGATTGTACGCTGGAACAATTGGAAAACGAGCTCGACCCGTCAGAATTTTACCGTGTAAGCCGCAAATTCATCATCCCTATGAAAGCGATAAAAGATATTGTGGTATATACCAATTCGCGGCTTAAAGTAATTTTGCCTACTTATAAAGATGATGAGGTCATTGTAAGCCGCGAGCGGGTGAACGATTTTCGCGAATGGCTGGGTTAA